A genomic region of Zea mays cultivar B73 chromosome 6, Zm-B73-REFERENCE-NAM-5.0, whole genome shotgun sequence contains the following coding sequences:
- the LOC103631504 gene encoding inositol polyphosphate multikinase IPK2, with product MSDLHPPEHQVAGHRASASKLGPLIDGSGLFYKPLQAGDRGEHEVAFYEAFSAHAAVPARIRDTFFPRFHGTRLLPTEAQPGEPHPHLVLDDLLAGFEAPCVTDIKIGAITWPPSSPEPYIAKCLAKDRGTTSVLLGFRVSGVRVVGPEGAVWRTERPEVKAMDTVVVRRVLRRYVSSVADEGIDCVLAAVVYGGKGGVLSQLRELKAWFEEQTLFHFYLDLI from the coding sequence ATGTCCGACCTCCACCCGCCGGAGCACCAAGTCGCCGGCCACCGCGCCTCCGCCAGCAAGCTGGGCCCGCTCATCGACGGCTCCGGCCTCTTCTACAAGCCGCTCCAGGCCGGCGACCGTGGGGAGCACGAGGTCGCCTTCTATGAGGCGTTCTCCGCCCACGCCGCCGTCCCAGCCCGCATCCGAGACACCTTCTTCCCCCGGTTCCACGGCACGCGACTCCTCCCCACCGAGGCGCAGCCCGGGGAGCCGCATCCGCACCTCGTCCTCGACGACCTCCTCGCGGGGTTTGAGGCGCCCTGCGTCACAGACATCAAGATCGGCGCCATCACGTGGCCACCGAGTTCGCCGGAGCCCTACATCGCCAAGTGCCTCGCCAAGGACCGCGGGACCACGAGCGTTCTGCTCGGATTCCGCGTCTCCGGCGTTCGAGTCGTCGGCCCCGAGGGCGCCGTGTGGCGGACGGAGCGCCCGGAGGTGAAGGCTATGGACACCGTCGTTGTCCGCCGCGTGCTCCGGCGCTACGTGTCATCCGTTGCCGACGAGGGGATTGACTGCGTGCTCGCGGCGGTGGTGTACGGAGGAAAAGGTGGAGTCTTGTCACAGCTGCGCGAGCTCAAGGCGTGGTTCGAGGAGCAGACTCTGTTCCACTTCTACCTTGATCTCATTTGA
- the LOC103630310 gene encoding actin-interacting protein 1-2, with product MTFCLCVHFFIYLFKLFALCRWDSDSTVGEFDGHSKRVLSCDFKPTRPFRIVTCGEDFLANFYEGPPFKFKHSIRDHSNFVNCIRYAPDGSKFITVSSDKKGLIYDGKTGEKIGELSTEGGHTGSIYAVSWNPDSKQVLTVSADKSAKVWDIFEDASGKLNRTLVCPGIGGVDDMLVGCLWQNDHLVTVSLGGTFNVFSASNPDQEPVTFEDG from the exons ATGACTTTTTGTTTGTGTGTTCATTTCTTTATATACTTATTTAAGCTCTTTGCATTATGTAGATGGGACTCTGACAGCACAGTTGGTGAGTTTGATGGGCACTCAAAGAGGGTTCTGAGCTGTGACTTCAAGCCAACACGTCCATTTCGCATTGTGACATGCGGTGAAGATTTTCTGGCTAACTTTTATGAAGGACCACCATTCAAATTCAAGCATTCCATAAG GGATCACTCGAATTTTGTTAACTGTATCCGGTATGCTCCTGATGGTAGTAAGTTTATCACTGTGAGTTCTGATAAGAAGGGTTTGATATATGATGGTAAAACTGGAGAAAAAATAGGAGAGCTTTCCACTGAAGGCGGACACACAGGGAGCATATATGCTGTTAGCTGGAATCCTGACAGTAAACAG GTTCTAACAGTTTCTGCTGATAAATCTGCGAAAGTATGGGATATCTTTGAAGATGCAAGTGGGAAATTGAATCGAACTTTGGTTTGCCCTGGTATAGGAGGTGTGGATGATATGCTTGTTGGTTGTCTCTGGCAGAATGATCATCTCGTGACAGTCTCTCTTGGTGGGACATTTAATGTGTTCTCTGCAAGCAACCCAGACCAAGAACCAGTTACATTTGAAGACGGTTAG